In the genome of Populus trichocarpa isolate Nisqually-1 chromosome 6, P.trichocarpa_v4.1, whole genome shotgun sequence, one region contains:
- the LOC7455647 gene encoding uncharacterized protein LOC7455647 isoform X16 — translation MSADLNVNQIEEKISVLDQPEESARVDCNGNGKVNDHHGPDPVCAEDSVADQVGELKADRVESESITGFRDDDDPIEKEEDLQAVEKGREEKLAEIPEDHDVEGNKKELINHAELSNAVAEAQESQDTSVHVAESELNRSNNDEVMVEEESKLNSTIDIKEHEDSQAVAINGVHNDLDLDQQRDLAELITTEDVSESEPSQSRNDDEKVEESKLGSEDSQAVVSNAAHNFLASDQEKKLKELMNNDDVTEFKPKQSSIDVKVEEESKLDSAIHVEEIEDSQAAVINGACNSLDLNQEKEQPELIKDLPLEDSVEESGDPLKQNLETAPCPVMADEKLEAESAEGPTSDENRDGLPAGHAQDTAAETPVVDDLVDAKQNISKSSSENVELVATSDAETGQSFPISSDNGTTGDETSHILMDAVQSEVPHANGLDIHEKGGLLTSQESASQTVLVNDFVHTPEQNHTLEISTEVSSPAVLEEAPVESSESFPVSPINDIGAEPIVRIEDSCPVEDSKLCDIVRTETKVDNIGESADSHPVDDSKVEAEVENVLVAPSGHANDVKLDIGASSHSVESDEKVSILSIGNVDVESEVTEAVNEGDSNRTSVSIDNPDGETFKCDSTGNESYMPKIEVQADSEVENISTAAREEVPNRDGFVSQLEGEVSKNETPKPTSEDSAVVTSDEQYVVAELGKGPFYIIKVPRFDERNLREKVEDAKFQVEEKSKIRDAIQAQIQIIKAKRKEYEDSFLDARSEEKAARDLLKAKRKEIDSVQYIINRTRNALEIEEIDGRIRSMEHKIQHETLPLKEEKQFIRDIKQLKQIREQFSSNMGSQDEVQQAMDQKDQSEERLKSLRKEADVLRDSLLKAEAVTEDAKKKYNDEHEKINQLLFQHRAANDIRQEAFAHLQSLRKQLYEKSKFFYKYKDDLTAATNLALKGDKEELQRHCANQVERVMELWNNNDEFRKEYMSSNMRNTLRRLRTLDGRALGPDEQPPIIPNVVSQRATKHNVAPSAPALEVEKPVTPVETQRIDEKSTAKLGDKKNQTVKTKRQAKPASLENGLPTVSGRDQIEESRQEENKLPKEEESRQENKLTKEEESRQENKLTKEEVELARKIEELRKEKEAAMLKEQRRLEEKAKAKEAMERKKRNAEKAQARASLRAQREAEQKEKEKEKKAKKKEKRKAAAEDTKDIDEVESAPSSETPTETNESERTEKPVTVAKRPQKQTKAKSMPLPLRNKGKRKMQTWMWALITLLAVVALFFMGNSSFFNLGLQQRFGI, via the exons ATGTCGGCGGATTTGAATGTGAATCAAATAGAGGAGAAGATATCTGTTTTGGATCAGCCTGAAGAATCCGCTCGCGTTGATTGTAATGGGAATGGCAAGGTTAATGATCATCATGGCCCTGATCCTGTCTGTGCCGAAGACTCTGTAGCTGATCAGGTTGGAGAATTGAAGGCTGATCGTGTCGAATCCGAGTCCATTACTGGGTTCCGTGACGACGACGATCCGATCGAGAAAGAAGAAGATCTTCAG gCTGTTGAGAAGGGGAGGGAGGAAAAGTTGGCGGAGATACCAGAAGATCATGATGTAGAAGGGAACAAAAAGGAGTTAATTAATCATGCTGAACTCTCAAATGCAG TGGCAGAAGCTCAGGAATCGCAAGACACAAGTGTGCATGTTGCTGAATCTGAGCTAAATCGGTCAAATAATGATGAGGTGATG GTTGAGGAGGAAAGCAAATTGAATTCGACCATTGACATAAAAGAACATGAAGATTCTCAGGCTGTAGCTATCAATGGTGTTCATAATGATTTGGATTTGGATCAGCAGAGGGACCTGGCAGAATTGATCACCACTGAAGATGTTTCTGAATCTGAGCCCAGTCAGTCTAGGAATGATGACGAGAAGGTTGAGGAAAGCAAATTGGGTTCTGAAGATTCTCAGGCTGTAGTTAGCAATGCTGCTCATAATTTTCTAGCCTCAGATCAAGAGAAGAAACTGAAGGAATTGATGAATAATGATGATGTTACTGAATTCAAGCCAAAACAATCTAGCATTGATGTGAAGGTAGAGGAGGAAAGCAAATTGGACTCGGCCATCCATgtagaagaaattgaagattCTCAGGCTGCAGTTATCAATGGTGCCTGTAATAGTTTGGATTTGAACCAGGAGAAGGAACAGCCAGAATTGATCAAGGATCTTCCTCTGGAAGATTCTGTGGAGGAGTCTGGGGATCCCCTCAAGCAGAATCTGGAAACAGCTCCATGTCCAGTCATGGCTGATGAAAAATTGGAAGCAGAATCTGCTGAAGGCCCTACATCTGATGAAAATAGAGATGGCTTGCCTGCTGGTCATGCTCAAGATACTGCTGCAGAAACTCCGGTTGTTGATGACCTGGTTGATGCCAAACAAAATATATCTAAGAGCTCTTCTGAAAATGTTGAACTTGTAGCAACTTCTGATGCTGAAACTGGTCAGAGTTTTCCAATTTCTAGTGATAATGGTACAACAGGAGATGAAACAAGTCACATCCTTATGGATGCTGTGCAATCAGAAGTGCCACATGCTAATGGCCTTGATATTCATGAAAAAGGAGGATTGCTTACTAGCCAGGAAAGTGCTTCACAAACTGTTCTTGTTAATGACTTTGTTCATACACCAGAGCAAAACCATACCTTAGAAATCAGCACGGAAGTGTCCTCCCCTGCTGTTCTCGAGGAAGCACCTGTTGAAAGTAGTGAAAGTTTCCCAGTTTCTCCTATCAATGATATTGGAGCAGAACCAATTGTCAGAATTGAGGATTCTTGTCCAGTAGAAGATTCCAAGTTATGTGATATTGTAAGAACAGAGACCAAGGTTGATAACATAGGTGAAAGTGCTGATTCTCATCCTGTTGATGATTCAAAAGTAGAGGCTGAAGTTGAGAATGTCCTTGTTGCACCAAGTGGCCATGCTAATGATGTGAAGCTAGATATTGGGGCTAGTTCCCATTCCGTTGAATCTGATGAGAAAGTATCTATTTTGTCAATCGGTAATGTGGATGTAGAATCTGAAGTCACAGAAGCAGTGAACGAAGGTGATAGCAACAGAACTTCTGTTTCCATTGACAATCCAGATGGAGAAACCTTTAAATGTGATTCAACTGGGAATGAAAGCTACATGCCCAAAATTGAAGTCCAAGCAGACTCAGaagttgaaaatatatcaactGCAGCAAGGGAAGAAGTGCCCAACAGAGATGGCTTTGTGTCTCAGCTTGAGGGTGAGGTTAGTAAGAATGAAACTCCCAAACCTACTTCGGAAGACTCTGCGGTTGTTACCTCTGATGAGCAATATGTTGTTGCTGAGCTGGGGAAAGGGCCATTCTACATAATTAAGGTTCCAAGATTTGATGAAAGAAATTTAAGAGAGAAGGTTGAAGATGCTAAATTTCAAGTTGAGGAGAAGAGTAAAATCCGGGATGCTATTCAAGCTCAAATCCAAATAATAaag GCCAAGCGTAAAGAGTATGAAGATAGCTTTTTAGATGCCAGATCAGAAGAGAAAGCTGCACGTGACTTGCTTAAGGCCAAGCGGAAGGAAATAGATTCtgttcaatatataattaacagaaCGAGGAATGCCCTTGAAATTGAGGAAATTGATGGCAGG ATACGCTCTATGGAACACAAGATACAACATGAAACCCTGCCTTTGAAGGAAGAAAAGCAGTTCATTCGTGATATCAAGCAGTTGAAGCAAATTCGAGAGCAGTTCTCTTCTAATATGGGCAGCCAGGATGAAGTTCAGCAGGCTATGGATCAGAAAGATCAAAGTGAAGAGCGCTTAAAG TCTTTGAGGAAAGAAGCAGATGTATTGAGAGACAGCCTTCTCAAAGCTGAAGCAGTCACTGAAGATGCTAAGAAGAAATATAATGATGAACATGAGAAGATAAATCAATTGCTATTTCAGCATAGAGCTGCTAATGATATACGACAAGAAGCATTTGCGCATTTGCAGAGTTTGAGGAAACAATTATATGAAAAG agtaaatttttttacaagTACAAAGATGATTTAACAGCAGCAACTAATTTGGCATTGAAGGGAGATAAAGAGGAACTTCAACGTCATTGTGCTAACCAA GTGGAGAGAGTTATGGAATTATGGAATAACAATGACGAGTTCCGGAAAGAGTACATGAGTTCCAACATGAGGAATACATTAAGGAGACTGCGGACATTGGATGGTCGTGCACTGGGCCCTGATGAACAGCCACCCATTATTCCAAATGTTGTTAGTCAAAGAGCgaccaaacacaatgttgcACCATCAGCTCCTGCTCTTGAAGTAGAAAAGCCAGTTACACCTGTGGAGACCCAAAGGATAGATGAAAAATCCACAGCAAAGCTTGGGGACAAAAAGAATCAGACTGTTAAAACTAAAAGGCAGGCAAAACCTGCTTCCTTGGAGAATGGTTTGCCAACTGTTTCTGGAAGAGATCAGATTGAAGAATCAAGACAAGAGGAGAATAAGCTTCCGAAGGAGGAAGAATCAAGGCAAGAGAATAAGCTTACGAAGGAGGAAGAATCAAGGCAAGAGAATAAGCTTACAAAGGAGGAAGTTGAGTTAGCCAGGAAGATAGAGGAATTGAGGAAGGAAAAGGAAGCAGCCATGTTAAAGGAGCAACGGAGATTGGAGGAGAAGGCCAAAGCAAAAGAGgcaatggagaggaaaaaacgAAATGCAGAAAAGGCCCAGGCCAGGGCTTCGCTAAGAGCACAAAGGGAAGCTGAGCAGAAAGAGAAG gaaaaggagaagaaggcaaagaagaaggaaaaaaggaagGCAGCAGCAGAGGATACTAAAGATATCGATGAGGTTGAGTCTGCTCCTAGTTCTGAAACTCCAACTGAAACCAATGAGTCTGAAAGAACCGAGAAGCCTGTGACTGTGGCAAAGAGGCCTCAAAAGCAAACAAAGGCAAAATCTATGCCTCTGCCTCTTCGCAACAAGGGTAAGAGAAAGATGCAAACATGGATGTGGGCCCTTATCACACTGCTGGCTGTTGTTGCCTTGTTTTTTATGGGGAACAGCAGCTTCTTTAATCTTGGGCTGCAACAAAGGTTTGGcatctaa
- the LOC7455647 gene encoding uncharacterized protein LOC7455647 isoform X1 produces the protein MSADLNVNQIEEKISVLDQPEESARVDCNGNGKVNDHHGPDPVCAEDSVADQVGELKADRVESESITGFRDDDDPIEKEEDLQAVEKGREEKLAEIPEDHDVEGNKKELINHAELSNAVAEAQESQDTSVHVAESELNRSNNDEVMVEEESKLNSTIDIKEHEDSQAVAINGVHNDLDLDQQRDLAEAQESQDNSVHVAESELNRSNNDEERVEEESKLNSTIDIKEHEDSQAVAINGVHNDLDLDQQRDLAEAQESQDTSVHVAESELNRSNNDEEMVEEESKLNSTIDIEEHEDSQAVAINGVHNDLDLDQQRDLAEAQESQDTSVHVAESELNRSNNDEEMVEEESKLNSTIDIKEHEDSQAVAINGVHNDLDLDQQRDLAEAQESQDTSVHVAESELSRSNNDEEKVEEESKLNSTIDIKEHEDSQAVAINGVHNDLDLDQQRDLAELITTEDVSESEPSQSRNDDEKVEESKLGSEDSQAVVSNAAHNFLASDQEKKLKELMNNDDVTEFKPKQSSIDVKVEEESKLDSAIHVEEIEDSQAAVINGACNSLDLNQEKEQPELIKDLPLEDSVEESGDPLKQNLETAPCPVMADEKLEAESAEGPTSDENRDGLPAGHAQDTAAETPVVDDLVDAKQNISKSSSENVELVATSDAETGQSFPISSDNGTTGDETSHILMDAVQSEVPHANGLDIHEKGGLLTSQESASQTVLVNDFVHTPEQNHTLEISTEVSSPAVLEEAPVESSESFPVSPINDIGAEPIVRIEDSCPVEDSKLCDIVRTETKVDNIGESADSHPVDDSKVEAEVENVLVAPSGHANDVKLDIGASSHSVESDEKVSILSIGNVDVESEVTEAVNEGDSNRTSVSIDNPDGETFKCDSTGNESYMPKIEVQADSEVENISTAAREEVPNRDGFVSQLEGEVSKNETPKPTSEDSAVVTSDEQYVVAELGKGPFYIIKVPRFDERNLREKVEDAKFQVEEKSKIRDAIQAQIQIIKAKRKEYEDSFLDARSEEKAARDLLKAKRKEIDSVQYIINRTRNALEIEEIDGRIRSMEHKIQHETLPLKEEKQFIRDIKQLKQIREQFSSNMGSQDEVQQAMDQKDQSEERLKSLRKEADVLRDSLLKAEAVTEDAKKKYNDEHEKINQLLFQHRAANDIRQEAFAHLQSLRKQLYEKSKFFYKYKDDLTAATNLALKGDKEELQRHCANQVERVMELWNNNDEFRKEYMSSNMRNTLRRLRTLDGRALGPDEQPPIIPNVVSQRATKHNVAPSAPALEVEKPVTPVETQRIDEKSTAKLGDKKNQTVKTKRQAKPASLENGLPTVSGRDQIEESRQEENKLPKEEESRQENKLTKEEESRQENKLTKEEVELARKIEELRKEKEAAMLKEQRRLEEKAKAKEAMERKKRNAEKAQARASLRAQREAEQKEKEKEKKAKKKEKRKAAAEDTKDIDEVESAPSSETPTETNESERTEKPVTVAKRPQKQTKAKSMPLPLRNKGKRKMQTWMWALITLLAVVALFFMGNSSFFNLGLQQRFGI, from the exons ATGTCGGCGGATTTGAATGTGAATCAAATAGAGGAGAAGATATCTGTTTTGGATCAGCCTGAAGAATCCGCTCGCGTTGATTGTAATGGGAATGGCAAGGTTAATGATCATCATGGCCCTGATCCTGTCTGTGCCGAAGACTCTGTAGCTGATCAGGTTGGAGAATTGAAGGCTGATCGTGTCGAATCCGAGTCCATTACTGGGTTCCGTGACGACGACGATCCGATCGAGAAAGAAGAAGATCTTCAG gCTGTTGAGAAGGGGAGGGAGGAAAAGTTGGCGGAGATACCAGAAGATCATGATGTAGAAGGGAACAAAAAGGAGTTAATTAATCATGCTGAACTCTCAAATGCAG TGGCAGAAGCTCAGGAATCGCAAGACACAAGTGTGCATGTTGCTGAATCTGAGCTAAATCGGTCAAATAATGATGAGGTGATGGTTGAAGAGGAAAGCAAATTGAATTCGACCATTGACATAAAAGAACATGAAGATTCTCAGGCTGTAGCTATCAATGGTGTTCATAATGATTTGGATTTGGATCAGCAGAGGGACCTGGCAGAAGCTCAGGAATCGCAAGACAATAGTGTGCATGTTGCTGAATCTGAGCTAAATCGGTCAAATAATGATGAGGAGAGGGTTGAGGAGGAAAGCAAATTGAATTCGACCATTGACATAAAAGAACATGAAGATTCTCAGGCTGTAGCTATCAATGGTGTTCATAATGATTTGGATTTGGATCAGCAGAGGGACCTGGCAGAAGCTCAGGAATCGCAAGACACAAGTGTGCATGTTGCTGAATCTGAGCTAAATCGGTCAAATAATGATGAGGAGATGGTTGAGGAGGAAAGCAAATTGAATTCGACCATTGACATAGAAGAACATGAAGATTCTCAGGCTGTAGCTATCAATGGTGTTCATAATGATTTGGATTTGGATCAGCAGAGGGACCTGGCAGAAGCTCAGGAATCGCAAGACACTAGTGTGCATGTTGCTGAATCTGAGCTAAATCGGTCAAATAATGATGAGGAGATGGTTGAGGAGGAAAGCAAATTGAATTCGACCATTGACATAAAAGAACATGAAGATTCTCAGGCTGTAGCCATCAATGGTGTTCATAATGATTTGGATTTGGATCAGCAGAGGGACCTGGCAGAAGCTCAGGAATCGCAAGACACAAGTGTGCATGTTGCTGAATCTGAGCTAAGTCGGTCAAATAATGATGAGGAGAAGGTTGAGGAGGAAAGCAAATTGAATTCGACCATTGACATAAAAGAACATGAAGATTCTCAGGCTGTAGCTATCAATGGTGTTCATAATGATTTGGATTTGGATCAGCAGAGGGACCTGGCAGAATTGATCACCACTGAAGATGTTTCTGAATCTGAGCCCAGTCAGTCTAGGAATGATGACGAGAAGGTTGAGGAAAGCAAATTGGGTTCTGAAGATTCTCAGGCTGTAGTTAGCAATGCTGCTCATAATTTTCTAGCCTCAGATCAAGAGAAGAAACTGAAGGAATTGATGAATAATGATGATGTTACTGAATTCAAGCCAAAACAATCTAGCATTGATGTGAAGGTAGAGGAGGAAAGCAAATTGGACTCGGCCATCCATgtagaagaaattgaagattCTCAGGCTGCAGTTATCAATGGTGCCTGTAATAGTTTGGATTTGAACCAGGAGAAGGAACAGCCAGAATTGATCAAGGATCTTCCTCTGGAAGATTCTGTGGAGGAGTCTGGGGATCCCCTCAAGCAGAATCTGGAAACAGCTCCATGTCCAGTCATGGCTGATGAAAAATTGGAAGCAGAATCTGCTGAAGGCCCTACATCTGATGAAAATAGAGATGGCTTGCCTGCTGGTCATGCTCAAGATACTGCTGCAGAAACTCCGGTTGTTGATGACCTGGTTGATGCCAAACAAAATATATCTAAGAGCTCTTCTGAAAATGTTGAACTTGTAGCAACTTCTGATGCTGAAACTGGTCAGAGTTTTCCAATTTCTAGTGATAATGGTACAACAGGAGATGAAACAAGTCACATCCTTATGGATGCTGTGCAATCAGAAGTGCCACATGCTAATGGCCTTGATATTCATGAAAAAGGAGGATTGCTTACTAGCCAGGAAAGTGCTTCACAAACTGTTCTTGTTAATGACTTTGTTCATACACCAGAGCAAAACCATACCTTAGAAATCAGCACGGAAGTGTCCTCCCCTGCTGTTCTCGAGGAAGCACCTGTTGAAAGTAGTGAAAGTTTCCCAGTTTCTCCTATCAATGATATTGGAGCAGAACCAATTGTCAGAATTGAGGATTCTTGTCCAGTAGAAGATTCCAAGTTATGTGATATTGTAAGAACAGAGACCAAGGTTGATAACATAGGTGAAAGTGCTGATTCTCATCCTGTTGATGATTCAAAAGTAGAGGCTGAAGTTGAGAATGTCCTTGTTGCACCAAGTGGCCATGCTAATGATGTGAAGCTAGATATTGGGGCTAGTTCCCATTCCGTTGAATCTGATGAGAAAGTATCTATTTTGTCAATCGGTAATGTGGATGTAGAATCTGAAGTCACAGAAGCAGTGAACGAAGGTGATAGCAACAGAACTTCTGTTTCCATTGACAATCCAGATGGAGAAACCTTTAAATGTGATTCAACTGGGAATGAAAGCTACATGCCCAAAATTGAAGTCCAAGCAGACTCAGaagttgaaaatatatcaactGCAGCAAGGGAAGAAGTGCCCAACAGAGATGGCTTTGTGTCTCAGCTTGAGGGTGAGGTTAGTAAGAATGAAACTCCCAAACCTACTTCGGAAGACTCTGCGGTTGTTACCTCTGATGAGCAATATGTTGTTGCTGAGCTGGGGAAAGGGCCATTCTACATAATTAAGGTTCCAAGATTTGATGAAAGAAATTTAAGAGAGAAGGTTGAAGATGCTAAATTTCAAGTTGAGGAGAAGAGTAAAATCCGGGATGCTATTCAAGCTCAAATCCAAATAATAaag GCCAAGCGTAAAGAGTATGAAGATAGCTTTTTAGATGCCAGATCAGAAGAGAAAGCTGCACGTGACTTGCTTAAGGCCAAGCGGAAGGAAATAGATTCtgttcaatatataattaacagaaCGAGGAATGCCCTTGAAATTGAGGAAATTGATGGCAGG ATACGCTCTATGGAACACAAGATACAACATGAAACCCTGCCTTTGAAGGAAGAAAAGCAGTTCATTCGTGATATCAAGCAGTTGAAGCAAATTCGAGAGCAGTTCTCTTCTAATATGGGCAGCCAGGATGAAGTTCAGCAGGCTATGGATCAGAAAGATCAAAGTGAAGAGCGCTTAAAG TCTTTGAGGAAAGAAGCAGATGTATTGAGAGACAGCCTTCTCAAAGCTGAAGCAGTCACTGAAGATGCTAAGAAGAAATATAATGATGAACATGAGAAGATAAATCAATTGCTATTTCAGCATAGAGCTGCTAATGATATACGACAAGAAGCATTTGCGCATTTGCAGAGTTTGAGGAAACAATTATATGAAAAG agtaaatttttttacaagTACAAAGATGATTTAACAGCAGCAACTAATTTGGCATTGAAGGGAGATAAAGAGGAACTTCAACGTCATTGTGCTAACCAA GTGGAGAGAGTTATGGAATTATGGAATAACAATGACGAGTTCCGGAAAGAGTACATGAGTTCCAACATGAGGAATACATTAAGGAGACTGCGGACATTGGATGGTCGTGCACTGGGCCCTGATGAACAGCCACCCATTATTCCAAATGTTGTTAGTCAAAGAGCgaccaaacacaatgttgcACCATCAGCTCCTGCTCTTGAAGTAGAAAAGCCAGTTACACCTGTGGAGACCCAAAGGATAGATGAAAAATCCACAGCAAAGCTTGGGGACAAAAAGAATCAGACTGTTAAAACTAAAAGGCAGGCAAAACCTGCTTCCTTGGAGAATGGTTTGCCAACTGTTTCTGGAAGAGATCAGATTGAAGAATCAAGACAAGAGGAGAATAAGCTTCCGAAGGAGGAAGAATCAAGGCAAGAGAATAAGCTTACGAAGGAGGAAGAATCAAGGCAAGAGAATAAGCTTACAAAGGAGGAAGTTGAGTTAGCCAGGAAGATAGAGGAATTGAGGAAGGAAAAGGAAGCAGCCATGTTAAAGGAGCAACGGAGATTGGAGGAGAAGGCCAAAGCAAAAGAGgcaatggagaggaaaaaacgAAATGCAGAAAAGGCCCAGGCCAGGGCTTCGCTAAGAGCACAAAGGGAAGCTGAGCAGAAAGAGAAG gaaaaggagaagaaggcaaagaagaaggaaaaaaggaagGCAGCAGCAGAGGATACTAAAGATATCGATGAGGTTGAGTCTGCTCCTAGTTCTGAAACTCCAACTGAAACCAATGAGTCTGAAAGAACCGAGAAGCCTGTGACTGTGGCAAAGAGGCCTCAAAAGCAAACAAAGGCAAAATCTATGCCTCTGCCTCTTCGCAACAAGGGTAAGAGAAAGATGCAAACATGGATGTGGGCCCTTATCACACTGCTGGCTGTTGTTGCCTTGTTTTTTATGGGGAACAGCAGCTTCTTTAATCTTGGGCTGCAACAAAGGTTTGGcatctaa